A DNA window from Haliovirga abyssi contains the following coding sequences:
- a CDS encoding NCS2 family permease: MERVFKLKEHNTTVKQEVIGGATTFLTMAYIIFVNPNILSATGMDKGALITVTILAAFIGTLLVGVWANVPFAMAPGMGLNAFFAFTLVLGQKVSWQTALGVVFVSGIAFLILTVLGVREKIVNAIPLSLRLATSAGIGLFITFIGFKSMGLVVDNPATLVGMGKFNTPVILGLVGLITIAVLEVKKVKGSILIGIILTTILGIIFKEVSIPTAIISVPPSIAPIALKLDIMGALSFGLIGAVFSFMFVDLFDSIGTIVACSYEADMVKEDGTIKKIDKMLEADAIATVVGSLFGTSTTTTYIESASGIADGARTGLAAAVTAILFLLALLFTPIIGIVPAFATAPALIVVGVYMFRNIKKIDFQDFEVAIPAFLTIILMPLTYSISTGLIFGFLSYILITLVSGDFKKISPTMWVIGALSLLDLAFTAF, encoded by the coding sequence GTGGAAAGAGTATTCAAACTCAAGGAACACAACACAACAGTAAAACAGGAGGTTATAGGCGGAGCGACAACATTTCTTACAATGGCGTATATTATATTTGTAAACCCAAATATATTATCAGCAACAGGAATGGATAAAGGAGCACTTATAACAGTAACAATTTTGGCAGCATTTATAGGAACTTTATTAGTAGGAGTATGGGCGAATGTACCATTTGCAATGGCGCCAGGTATGGGTTTAAATGCATTTTTTGCATTTACATTAGTTTTGGGACAAAAAGTAAGTTGGCAAACAGCTTTAGGAGTTGTTTTTGTATCTGGAATAGCTTTTTTAATATTAACAGTTTTGGGAGTAAGAGAAAAGATAGTAAATGCAATTCCATTATCTTTGAGATTAGCAACATCAGCTGGAATTGGTTTATTTATTACTTTTATAGGGTTTAAAAGTATGGGGCTTGTAGTGGATAATCCTGCAACTTTAGTTGGAATGGGGAAATTTAATACACCTGTAATATTAGGATTAGTTGGATTAATTACTATAGCTGTACTTGAAGTTAAAAAAGTAAAAGGTTCAATTTTAATAGGAATTATATTAACAACTATTTTGGGAATAATATTTAAAGAAGTTTCAATTCCTACAGCAATAATATCTGTACCACCTTCAATAGCTCCAATAGCATTAAAATTAGATATAATGGGAGCTTTAAGTTTTGGATTAATTGGAGCAGTTTTCTCATTTATGTTTGTAGATCTATTTGATTCAATAGGTACAATTGTAGCATGTTCTTATGAAGCAGATATGGTAAAAGAAGATGGAACTATAAAAAAAATAGATAAAATGTTAGAAGCAGATGCAATTGCTACAGTTGTAGGTTCATTATTTGGAACAAGTACAACAACTACATATATAGAATCAGCTTCAGGAATTGCAGATGGAGCAAGAACTGGATTAGCAGCAGCAGTTACAGCTATATTATTTTTATTAGCTTTATTATTTACTCCAATTATTGGAATAGTGCCAGCATTTGCTACAGCACCAGCTTTAATTGTAGTAGGGGTATATATGTTTAGAAATATAAAAAAAATAGATTTTCAAGATTTTGAAGTAGCAATACCAGCATTTTTAACTATTATATTAATGCCACTTACATATAGTATAAGTACAGGCCTTATATTTGGATTTTTATCATATATATTGATAACATTAGTAAGTGGAGATTTTAAAAAGATATCACCTACAATGTGGGTTATAGGAGCATTATCTTTATTAGATTTAGCTTTTACAGCATTTTAA
- a CDS encoding RluA family pseudouridine synthase, with product MAEYIIDEDYDNVRVDKFLRKKYKDIPLMGIYKMIRKGRVKVNGKKTKEKYRLLEGDILKVITNDIVKEKKFIKLDERDSKLVTQGIVYEDENILLFNKPYGIVVHKGSGHDYGLIEILKSYYKNSDINFVNRIDKMTSGLILAGKNLKTIRTYTEYIRNKEIKKYYYVLVKGEIKEKKFVIESNLLKGEKNVNEVAEDKEGKWSKTIFKAIKVNNGYSLLEAELVTGRTHQIRVQLAEKGYPILGDYKYGVKSGKKMFLFSHKIEIEKENFKFNLELPEYFSEKLF from the coding sequence ATGGCAGAATACATTATAGATGAAGATTATGATAATGTAAGAGTTGACAAATTTTTAAGAAAAAAATATAAAGATATTCCATTAATGGGTATTTATAAAATGATACGAAAAGGTAGAGTAAAAGTTAATGGAAAAAAAACTAAAGAAAAATATAGACTTTTAGAAGGAGATATTTTAAAAGTTATAACAAATGATATTGTAAAAGAGAAAAAATTTATAAAATTAGATGAAAGAGACTCTAAATTAGTAACTCAAGGAATAGTATATGAAGATGAGAATATATTATTATTTAACAAACCTTATGGGATAGTTGTGCATAAGGGAAGTGGGCATGATTATGGATTAATAGAAATATTGAAAAGTTATTATAAAAATTCAGATATAAATTTTGTAAATAGAATAGATAAAATGACATCTGGACTTATATTAGCAGGTAAAAATTTAAAAACTATTAGGACATATACAGAATATATAAGAAATAAAGAGATAAAAAAATATTATTATGTATTAGTAAAAGGTGAAATAAAAGAGAAAAAATTTGTTATTGAAAGTAATCTTCTAAAAGGAGAAAAGAATGTAAATGAAGTAGCTGAAGATAAAGAAGGTAAATGGAGTAAAACTATATTTAAAGCTATAAAAGTGAATAATGGATATTCTTTATTAGAAGCAGAATTAGTAACAGGAAGAACTCATCAAATTAGAGTACAATTAGCAGAAAAAGGTTATCCAATATTAGGAGATTATAAATATGGTGTGAAATCAGGAAAAAAAATGTTTCTGTTTTCTCATAAAATAGAAATTGAAAAAGAAAATTTTAAATTTAATTTAGAATTACCAGAATATTTTTCAGAAAAATTGTTCTAA
- the rodA gene encoding rod shape-determining protein RodA, translating into MKNNQSIRQLLRKVRKVDIKFILNIYILVFLSLSFVYSASLKKHGIFFKKEIVWTLLGTIVFIIFSLIDYKKYAKYSKVIYTLNIGLLLSVYVIGKKILGAKRWISLGFMSIQPSEFAKIFLVLTFSELLANKYSKGVRGWKNIIVCGFHILIPFLLILKEPDLGTSLVLIFIFFLLIFLNDVDLYPLFSLVGAGIIFIPIAYFFLLKDYQRGRIDTFLDPTKDLHGSGWNVVQSMIATGSGGLFGKGFLHGTQNKLKFLPESHTDFIFSVLSEELGFLGSSILIILYLTLIIYIINVGRKTKDRYGKFVAFGIAGIFFFHVFVNIGMAIGIMPVTGLPLLLMSYGGSSFMFSFMMLGIVQSIKNYSN; encoded by the coding sequence ATGAAAAATAATCAAAGTATTCGACAATTATTAAGGAAAGTAAGGAAAGTTGATATAAAATTTATTTTAAATATATATATATTGGTATTTTTAAGTTTAAGTTTTGTTTACAGTGCTAGTTTAAAAAAACATGGAATTTTTTTTAAAAAAGAGATTGTATGGACATTACTTGGAACAATTGTTTTTATAATTTTTTCTTTGATTGATTATAAGAAATATGCTAAATATTCTAAAGTTATATATACACTTAATATAGGATTGTTATTATCTGTATATGTGATTGGGAAAAAGATATTAGGAGCTAAAAGGTGGATAAGTTTAGGTTTTATGAGTATTCAACCGTCTGAATTTGCAAAAATATTTTTAGTACTAACATTTTCAGAGTTGCTTGCTAATAAATATTCTAAAGGAGTTAGAGGTTGGAAAAATATTATTGTATGTGGATTCCATATATTAATTCCATTTTTATTAATATTAAAAGAACCTGATTTAGGAACATCTTTAGTGCTAATATTTATTTTTTTCTTATTAATATTTCTAAATGATGTTGATCTGTATCCATTATTTTCTTTGGTGGGAGCAGGAATTATTTTTATACCCATAGCATATTTTTTCTTATTAAAGGATTATCAAAGAGGAAGAATAGATACTTTTTTAGATCCAACTAAAGATTTACATGGAAGCGGATGGAATGTAGTTCAATCAATGATTGCTACTGGTTCAGGTGGGCTTTTTGGAAAAGGTTTTTTACATGGTACTCAAAATAAATTAAAATTCTTGCCAGAATCACATACGGATTTTATTTTTTCAGTATTAAGTGAAGAGTTAGGATTTTTAGGAAGTAGTATTTTGATAATTTTATATTTAACATTAATTATATATATTATAAATGTAGGAAGAAAAACAAAAGATAGATATGGAAAATTTGTAGCATTTGGGATTGCAGGGATTTTCTTTTTTCATGTTTTTGTAAATATTGGAATGGCAATAGGAATAATGCCGGTAACAGGATTGCCATTATTACTTATGAGTTATGGTGGAAGTTCTTTTATGTTTAGTTTTATGATGCTAGGTATAGTTCAAAGTATAAAAAATTATTCGAATTAG
- the minE gene encoding cell division topological specificity factor MinE, whose amino-acid sequence MFEAIKKLFVKEKSGEIAKNRLRVVIMQDRTTFTPVLMENLKRDLIGVFSKYLEIDTEGLEFNLEKEDDNVGLSINIPIKKVKSDTDSIDEK is encoded by the coding sequence ATGTTTGAAGCAATAAAAAAATTATTTGTAAAAGAAAAAAGTGGAGAAATAGCTAAGAATAGACTAAGAGTTGTGATAATGCAAGATAGAACTACATTTACACCAGTTTTAATGGAAAATTTAAAAAGAGATTTAATAGGAGTGTTTTCTAAATATTTAGAAATAGATACAGAAGGGTTAGAATTTAATCTTGAAAAAGAGGATGATAATGTAGGATTATCTATTAATATTCCAATAAAAAAAGTTAAATCAGATACAGATAGTATAGATGAAAAATAA
- the minD gene encoding septum site-determining protein MinD, producing the protein MGKGVIYAITSGKGGVGKTTTTANISTGLAMQGKKVAVIDADIGLRNLDVVMGLENRIVYDIVDVVEGRAKLKQALIKDKKLKANLQLLPAAQTREKDAVTPENMMEITKELAETFDYVFIDSPAGIERGFKNAIAGADEVIVVTNPEVSAVRDADRIVGLLEAAEKNPPKLIINRIRMDMVKRGEMLSIEDVLDLLEIEILGIVPDDEDIVISTNRGEPIVKTEESRPGKAYRNVVKRILGEKVPLLTLEEKKGILKKLATLFKK; encoded by the coding sequence ATGGGAAAAGGTGTAATTTATGCAATAACTTCTGGAAAAGGTGGAGTTGGGAAAACAACGACAACAGCTAATATTAGTACGGGGTTAGCAATGCAGGGAAAAAAAGTAGCAGTTATAGATGCAGATATTGGGCTTAGAAATTTAGATGTTGTAATGGGATTGGAAAATAGAATTGTTTATGACATAGTTGATGTAGTAGAAGGAAGGGCAAAATTAAAACAAGCATTAATTAAAGATAAAAAATTAAAAGCAAATTTACAATTGCTTCCAGCAGCACAAACAAGAGAAAAAGATGCTGTGACGCCAGAAAATATGATGGAAATAACAAAAGAGTTAGCAGAAACATTTGATTATGTATTTATAGATTCTCCAGCTGGAATAGAAAGAGGATTTAAAAATGCAATAGCTGGAGCTGATGAAGTTATAGTGGTTACAAATCCAGAAGTATCAGCAGTAAGAGATGCAGATAGAATAGTAGGATTATTAGAAGCTGCAGAAAAAAATCCCCCTAAATTAATAATTAATAGAATTAGAATGGATATGGTAAAAAGAGGAGAAATGTTATCAATAGAAGATGTATTGGACTTATTAGAAATTGAAATATTAGGAATTGTTCCTGATGATGAAGATATAGTTATTTCAACTAATAGAGGAGAACCAATTGTAAAAACAGAGGAGTCAAGACCTGGTAAAGCATATAGAAATGTTGTGAAAAGAATATTGGGAGAAAAAGTACCATTATTAACTCTTGAAGAAAAAAAAGGTATATTGAAAAAACTTGCTACTTTGTTTAAAAAATAG
- the dut gene encoding dUTP diphosphatase produces the protein MAEKLVEENNKEDNNNNIKNNEINIRVILEEGAKLPEYKTIGSAGMDIFAFINKDLEIAPLERVLVPTGVKMEIPVGYEVQVRPRSGLALKHGLTLVNSPGTIDSDYRGEIKIIMINLGKESYNIKPYDRIGQFILKKVDKAKLEVVSELENTLRGEGGFGHTGKN, from the coding sequence ATGGCTGAAAAATTAGTTGAGGAGAATAATAAAGAGGATAATAATAATAATATAAAAAATAATGAAATAAATATAAGAGTAATATTAGAAGAAGGGGCAAAACTTCCAGAATATAAAACAATTGGTTCAGCAGGAATGGATATTTTTGCATTTATTAATAAAGATTTAGAGATTGCTCCATTAGAAAGAGTTTTAGTTCCAACGGGAGTTAAAATGGAAATACCTGTTGGATATGAAGTGCAAGTAAGACCAAGAAGTGGGCTAGCTTTAAAACATGGATTAACATTAGTTAATTCACCTGGTACAATTGATTCAGATTATAGAGGTGAAATAAAAATTATAATGATAAATTTAGGAAAAGAATCTTATAATATAAAGCCGTATGATAGAATTGGACAATTTATATTAAAAAAAGTGGATAAAGCAAAATTAGAAGTGGTATCAGAATTAGAAAATACACTACGTGGTGAAGGTGGATTTGGACATACAGGGAAGAATTAG